In Actinomyces marmotae, the DNA window GGCGAACCCGAGGATGAGGAGCCAGGCGCTGCGCGATCCCTGCCAGCCCCTGGTCACCCGGGCGTGCAGGTAGGCGCCGTAGACCAGCCAGGTCACGAGGGCCGCGGTTTCCTTAGGATCCCAGCCCCAGTAGCGGCCCCACGCGGTGTTCGCCCACACGGCGCCCAGCACGGTCATCATGGTCAGCAGCGGGAAGGTGGCGGTCGCGGCCTTGTAGCCGACGTCGTCGAGGACCTCGCGCGAGGGAAGGGACCGGAACCTCTTGAGATGGGGGTGGAGGAGGTAGAGGATCGCCGCGGCGAAGGACACGCAGGCCGCCCCGTAAGCCAGTACCGCGAAGAACACGTGGAGGGTCAGCATGAGGGAGTTGCGCAGGGCCGGGACGAGCGGCTTGATCGCCTTGTCCTGGCTGTCGGCGTAGATGAGCAGGGCGATGACCACCGGGAGGACCACGATGGACAGCCAGCGCACGCGGTAGCGGAACTCGGCGATGAGGTACATGAGCAGGATGCCGAAGGTGAAGGACACCGCGAACTCATGCTGGTTAGCGAAGGGGCTGTACCCGGTGGCGCTGGCGCGCAGGGCCAGGTAGGCGGTGATGAGGGCCAGGGCGATGGCGGTGAAGCCGGTGGCGTACAGCGCCAGCCCCCTGGGCAGGCCCGGGCGTGAGGCGCGCGCCCAATGGGCCGAGTGGCTCGCCCGGCTCCTCGCCGCGCCGCCGGGGGCCTTGCCGCCGTGGGCCCTGCCCGGGCTCGCCGGGGCCGGGACGGCCTGCGCCCGGGCTCCGCGCCCCGTGAGGACGACGGCGTCGCAGACGACGGCCAGGACGAGGATCGCCATGGCCGAGGTCAAGAGGAACTGGCCGATGCTGAGAACGTTATCCATGGTCGCTGGGCTCCTTCTCCTTGCTCTCCTTGGCAGTGGTGGCGGGATCGGGGTCCTCGGGATCGTCCTGGGACCCGACGGCGGACTCGATGCGCCCGACGAGCGCGGCGAAC includes these proteins:
- the ccsB gene encoding c-type cytochrome biogenesis protein CcsB; this translates as MDNVLSIGQFLLTSAMAILVLAVVCDAVVLTGRGARAQAVPAPASPGRAHGGKAPGGAARSRASHSAHWARASRPGLPRGLALYATGFTAIALALITAYLALRASATGYSPFANQHEFAVSFTFGILLMYLIAEFRYRVRWLSIVVLPVVIALLIYADSQDKAIKPLVPALRNSLMLTLHVFFAVLAYGAACVSFAAAILYLLHPHLKRFRSLPSREVLDDVGYKAATATFPLLTMMTVLGAVWANTAWGRYWGWDPKETAALVTWLVYGAYLHARVTRGWQGSRSAWLLILGFAAVLFAYFGNHFFGGLHSYG